A genome region from Glutamicibacter arilaitensis Re117 includes the following:
- a CDS encoding trypsin-like serine protease: protein MPHPKKKTAQRGIVAAAATALVVGSSFMPALAAPTASESPSAPATADDNVSDTSGSVDTTGLAEAIERDLGETPEEYLAEAKVSAKASDIKTALREAKIDSNVVVKDGVVVVQVGKGDLSASKKVIAEVEAAETTVAGEEVVQATATATAEAAEESVPAAVAPTEATKKAEKVEKKSVEPSATEKATESAAVEFETEEVSSIDEVLKKLKKTASPEALKELTSVTIDEHGQVIVRAGEASKTKSSEASESASKSNHPELSLTEAIERLDGAKLKLSKDGGPATPAALEDVYGGMGYATTADGDYSGSFGICSVGLNAWNAEGEDAVITAGHCTTDGSMKDVNILEHDAINKPSAIGIDLGTFGFSQFGTAGNGGHPWNPEEAGDWEIGTDIAVIDAINPAANLHPAVTKWPAGVDEREATINITSAGAGVVGQSACNSGRTTGWQCSELLEEGVFFVGGYDENGEQTDQSVRTVWGYTGANPEGNTLLPGDSGGSVVQGTRAIGVNSAYGAGVALYTSLVDAQAKTPVKDYAVKLFISAPQITADNGTEVEAGDAITGTVANAADGTKVDIIVEGKVIDTVTVKAGKFSFTAPEELGEFSFTVQAKNGFDKSATTNANVVVIAAPTPTSTPTEEPTEEPTSTPTEEPTEEPTSTPTEEPTEEPTSTPTEEPTEEPTSTPTEEPTAEPTSTPTEEPTAEPTEEPTAEPTEEPTAEPTEEPTAEPSESTSPSPSEDETEKPSTSPSATEDDKSEAPKDQKDDEPTKSVTPKENPKDDDALADTGSNSVPLIAAGGAMALAGAAFLLFRRSARRQG from the coding sequence ATGCCACATCCAAAAAAGAAGACTGCGCAACGCGGCATCGTTGCAGCAGCCGCGACCGCCTTGGTGGTCGGCTCTAGCTTCATGCCGGCACTAGCGGCGCCGACGGCTTCCGAGTCGCCATCTGCGCCTGCAACGGCTGACGACAATGTTTCCGACACTTCGGGTTCAGTGGATACCACTGGCCTGGCTGAAGCTATTGAACGCGACCTGGGCGAAACCCCAGAAGAGTACTTGGCAGAAGCTAAGGTTTCGGCCAAGGCCAGCGACATTAAGACTGCATTGCGCGAGGCCAAAATTGACAGCAACGTTGTTGTCAAGGACGGCGTTGTCGTCGTGCAGGTTGGCAAGGGCGATCTGAGCGCTTCGAAGAAGGTCATCGCCGAAGTTGAAGCTGCTGAGACTACCGTAGCTGGCGAGGAGGTAGTCCAGGCTACTGCTACTGCTACCGCAGAAGCTGCAGAGGAATCTGTTCCTGCCGCGGTTGCGCCAACCGAGGCCACTAAGAAGGCTGAAAAGGTTGAGAAGAAGTCGGTAGAGCCTTCAGCAACGGAGAAAGCGACCGAAAGCGCAGCTGTCGAATTCGAAACTGAAGAAGTCTCGAGCATTGACGAAGTTCTGAAAAAGCTGAAGAAGACTGCTTCACCAGAGGCTCTGAAGGAACTTACCTCGGTCACCATTGATGAACACGGACAGGTTATTGTTCGTGCTGGTGAAGCCAGCAAGACCAAGTCAAGCGAAGCTTCAGAATCCGCCTCGAAGAGCAACCACCCGGAGCTTTCCCTTACAGAGGCAATCGAACGCCTTGACGGTGCCAAGCTGAAGCTGTCAAAGGATGGCGGGCCGGCCACGCCAGCTGCTCTTGAAGATGTTTACGGTGGCATGGGCTACGCCACGACCGCTGACGGAGATTACTCCGGGTCGTTCGGCATCTGCTCCGTGGGTTTGAATGCTTGGAACGCAGAGGGTGAAGACGCAGTCATCACCGCCGGTCACTGCACCACCGACGGTTCCATGAAAGACGTCAACATCCTCGAACACGACGCGATTAATAAGCCTTCGGCAATTGGCATTGACCTTGGAACCTTCGGGTTTAGCCAGTTTGGTACCGCTGGCAACGGTGGCCACCCGTGGAATCCTGAAGAAGCAGGCGACTGGGAAATTGGCACGGACATCGCAGTCATCGATGCTATCAACCCAGCAGCAAACCTTCATCCAGCAGTCACTAAGTGGCCAGCTGGCGTGGATGAGCGTGAAGCGACTATCAATATCACCAGCGCTGGCGCAGGTGTCGTTGGTCAATCCGCATGCAACTCCGGCCGAACCACCGGCTGGCAGTGCTCCGAGCTTTTGGAAGAAGGCGTCTTCTTCGTCGGCGGCTACGATGAGAACGGCGAACAGACCGATCAAAGCGTTCGTACCGTTTGGGGCTACACCGGTGCCAACCCTGAGGGGAACACCCTTCTCCCAGGCGACTCCGGTGGCTCTGTTGTTCAAGGCACACGAGCAATCGGTGTCAACAGCGCCTACGGCGCAGGCGTGGCTCTCTACACCTCACTGGTGGATGCTCAGGCAAAGACTCCTGTTAAGGATTACGCTGTGAAGCTGTTCATCTCGGCTCCACAGATTACCGCGGACAACGGCACGGAAGTTGAAGCTGGCGATGCAATTACCGGCACTGTTGCCAATGCAGCAGATGGTACCAAGGTAGACATCATCGTTGAAGGCAAGGTTATCGACACCGTCACCGTTAAGGCTGGCAAGTTCTCCTTTACTGCGCCAGAAGAGCTAGGCGAGTTCAGCTTCACCGTGCAGGCAAAGAACGGCTTTGACAAGTCGGCAACGACTAACGCGAACGTAGTTGTCATCGCAGCTCCAACGCCAACTTCGACTCCTACCGAGGAGCCTACCGAGGAGCCAACTTCGACTCCTACCGAGGAGCCTACCGAGGAGCCAACTTCGACTCCTACCGAGGAGCCTACCGAGGAGCCAACTTCGACTCCTACCGAGGAGCCTACCGAGGAGCCAACTTCGACTCCTACCGAGGAACCGACTGCGGAGCCAACTTCGACTCCTACCGAGGAACCGACTGCGGAGCCTACCGAGGAACCGACTGCGGAGCCTACCGAGGAACCGACTGCGGAGCCTACCGAGGAACCGACTGCGGAGCCTTCGGAAAGCACGTCGCCATCGCCTTCCGAGGACGAAACTGAGAAGCCATCGACCTCGCCTTCGGCAACCGAAGATGACAAGTCGGAAGCTCCAAAGGATCAGAAGGACGATGAGCCAACCAAGTCGGTTACTCCGAAGGAAAACCCTAAGGACGACGACGCACTGGCAGATACCGGTTCGAACAGCGTTCCGCTGATCGCCGCCGGTGGCGCAATGGCCTTGGCCGGCGCAGCCTTCCTGCTGTTCCGCCGCAGCGCACGTCGCCAAGGCTAA
- the lepB gene encoding signal peptidase I, which yields MSAASAENPQSRGPLYKIWRFVREIVIIIAIALLLSFVIKTFFFRAYYIPSGSMEHTLEVDDRIFANLMVPGPFELERGDVVVFRDDQQWLPPLTEYPTAFQNVLSFVGVLPAADEQYLVKRIIGMPGDTVECCTAEGAITINGEPIDEPYIYDGDSPSDMEFKVTVPEGKLWVMGDHRGASADSRFHADRQGGFVDIESVQGRASVISWPTSRWGTIDSHEEVFANVPHAVAK from the coding sequence GTGAGCGCAGCATCAGCCGAGAATCCTCAAAGCAGGGGACCGCTTTATAAAATATGGCGCTTCGTCCGCGAGATTGTCATCATCATCGCGATTGCCTTGTTGCTCTCGTTCGTGATTAAGACTTTCTTCTTCCGTGCCTACTACATCCCATCGGGCTCCATGGAACACACCTTGGAAGTCGATGACCGGATCTTCGCCAATCTCATGGTTCCCGGCCCATTCGAGCTGGAACGCGGAGATGTCGTTGTATTCCGTGACGACCAGCAGTGGCTGCCACCGCTGACCGAGTACCCCACCGCATTCCAAAATGTGCTCTCGTTTGTCGGTGTGCTTCCAGCGGCCGATGAGCAGTACCTGGTCAAGCGCATCATCGGCATGCCCGGTGACACCGTGGAATGCTGCACCGCAGAAGGTGCCATCACGATCAATGGCGAGCCCATCGACGAGCCGTACATCTATGACGGAGACAGCCCATCAGATATGGAATTCAAGGTGACCGTCCCAGAAGGAAAGCTCTGGGTGATGGGCGATCACCGTGGCGCCAGCGCGGATTCCCGCTTCCATGCCGATCGCCAAGGCGGATTCGTCGACATTGAATCCGTCCAAGGCCGCGCTTCGGTGATCTCGTGGCCTACTTCGCGCTGGGGCACCATCGACTCCCATGAAGAAGTCTTCGCCAATGTCCCGCACGCAGTAGCTAAGTAG
- a CDS encoding ribonuclease HII, with product MADSKSKATTLEHERALAAKHGVRYIAAVDEVGRGALAGPITVGMTVIDIQQVTEFPALRDSKLLSPDTRMALVDPVRQWAVGYGVGHASATEIDELGVTGALRLAGSRAMVQCAIQPEAALLDGSYDWLTAPEPDLFDILADDREPVGLRIPVATIVKGDMTCQAIAGASILAKVERDVIMVGLATEHPDFGWEINKGYATAAHRAAIVAQGPCDYHRKSWNLTSGADQAQGEATTKKAK from the coding sequence ATGGCCGATTCCAAGAGCAAGGCAACCACACTCGAACACGAGCGCGCCCTGGCCGCCAAGCACGGCGTCCGCTATATCGCTGCCGTCGATGAGGTGGGACGAGGCGCGCTGGCTGGTCCGATTACCGTCGGAATGACCGTGATAGATATCCAGCAGGTCACCGAATTCCCTGCGCTGCGCGATTCAAAGCTCCTGAGCCCGGATACCCGGATGGCACTGGTTGACCCAGTGCGCCAATGGGCCGTTGGCTACGGCGTGGGGCATGCCTCGGCAACTGAAATCGATGAGCTCGGCGTCACTGGCGCCCTGCGCCTGGCTGGATCGCGGGCCATGGTGCAGTGCGCCATCCAGCCCGAAGCGGCACTTCTGGATGGCAGCTACGACTGGCTAACCGCGCCTGAACCGGATCTGTTCGATATCCTGGCCGACGACCGCGAGCCCGTTGGCCTGCGTATCCCGGTGGCTACCATCGTGAAGGGCGACATGACCTGCCAGGCGATTGCCGGGGCTTCCATTCTGGCCAAGGTCGAACGCGACGTGATCATGGTTGGGCTGGCGACCGAGCACCCGGACTTCGGATGGGAGATCAACAAGGGCTATGCGACCGCCGCGCATCGTGCCGCGATCGTCGCCCAAGGTCCCTGCGACTACCACCGCAAGAGCTGGAACTTGACTTCGGGTGCTGATCAGGCCCAAGGTGAAGCCACGACAAAGAAAGCAAAGTGA